The Pseudomonas sp. TH06 genome contains the following window.
CATGAAAATGACAATTCGACTGAATGTGTCCATGACCAACTGCCTGACGCTTTCTCTTGCTCCGTAATCTCCCGCTTCCACTTGGGCAGACAGAGCCGCCCATCGCTCTGCCTGGGCTGGTTGAGCAGCCCCTGCGGATATTGAGCTCACCTCATACTCCAGTGTTGAAACGCTTTTTTCAGCATCTCTAAGTTGTGATTCCAACTCCCTTGCCTTACGGACAAACGCCAGAGGGGCGGCGCCACTCTCGTCTGCTAAAAGCGCATCAGTTACCTTGCCTAACTGACCTGTGATCTTCGCAACAGCCGCCCTTGCATCCACAAGCTGACGATGGACAGCCTGGCCATCATCGCTTGGTTGCATTAGTCGCTGGAGGTTGAGCTGATCCGTGCAGAATTTGAGTAACGCTTGCTCGATTGGTACAACGCTGCAGCTTCCACCGGCGGAGCACCCGCCGTTTTTACTGTAAGAAGTGCAGTGCAACCTGCGATTGCCGTCTGCAATACTTCCATCCACACGCCTACGCTTCATTATGTTTTGCGCAACTAGCGCTGTACCGCAGTAGCCGCAGTAGGCCAATCCGACCCCGGTGATGATGCCTGGTATCTCCCCCGCTCCTCGACGACGCAACCGTTGGCCAGCAAGGTGCTGCAGATCATTCCATTCTGCATCGGACAGTACACGCGGGTAGTACTCCTCCAGCTCGTAATCCTCGCCCTCCAGACTCAACCGTTTGACACCCCGCAGCGCAGGTAACTTGATCGTCCGGTAGATCTGTAATCCGGAGATTCCTCCTTCAGTCAGTTGAAATCCCTCTTCATGCATGATGTTTGCAGCACGGCCGGCACCTAGTCCCAAACGATAAAGCTCAAGCGCCCGCTTTACTGCTGCGACACGCTCTGGGATCAACTCCCATCCCTCATTGGTCAATCGCACCCACTGTGGGTCTTTACCGTTGCGGATCACCCCACGAAACGAACCGGATTTCCAACCTTCACATTGACGACGGATTGCGGCTTTGACTCGCTTGCTCTTCGTGTCGGACTCTTCATGCGCCCTTATCATCACCAGGAGCGAATAAACCAGGTCCATAGGCTGAGCCTTTAAACCAGCCCTGTTGTACTCGCGGCCGTCGCTTGCGGTAACTACCGTGATACCCGCATTGATAATCTGAGCAAGCTGAGCCTGGGCTTGGATAGGTTCAGCTCGACTGAGACGATCCAGTCCCTCAACGATTAGAACAGAGCCATCGTGGATACGACCGTCCTCCACCGCCCGCAAAAATACCCCTAGAGCGCCTTGCTTCACATGGCGCTGGTGATATGCGGAAAGGCCTTCGTCTCTCAGAGAAAGAGACTCATCTAAAACAAAACCGTTTGATTTAGCCCAGCGCTGAGCATATTGAAGTTGACGGTCAGCACTATTACCCAACGCTTGTTTTGGATCAGAAAATCGAAGATAGCTGTAAACCTTACGGCTCCCTAGTTGCGCATTCATTATGTCGACGCCGCCGGCTTATCACCTTTTGCAGAAACTTTTAATTTTTCTACGAGACCTGAAACGGATTCAAACATAGCGATCATGTGGTTTAGATCTCCTGATTTCTGGGGAGCGGGCTCAAGCCACTTCACATCCTCCTCAAGGACCTTCAACATCTGCGCCCTCATATCTACGAGATGCTCACCAGAGTTAGAAAATTCTTTAATCGCCAAATAAGACAATAGATATCGATTGAAAACCGATTTCACACGCACCAGATTAAATGAAGAATCAGTAAAACTTTTGTACTGACGCAAAAACCAAGCCGCCAGGAATTCAACAACCAAAAAAGTCAGGGAGCAGGAGATCATCCCCCAGACCGCAAACTTTCCAACCTCATATAGAGAAGTAGTAACTTGCCAAACCACTATGGAGCAAATATAAAAAAATATACCTCGCCACAGATACGTCGTCCCCTTATCCAAAAGCAATGACGCTTTATTTTCAGCGAGATTGATATGAAGATCCAACGAACGGACCAGCGAACTCATGTGTCGCTCAAAGCCAGTAACCTCATGGCTTTGGCTTGAAAGTTTCTGGTCAACTTCGGAAAGAGAATTCGGGGACACAGCATCTTCTATAGAGACGGCATTGTAATAGCGCGGCGGTTCTTTCTTACTTTTCAATATTGCCCTGAGAATATCCACACCCTCAGCTTTTTCCAACTCTTCCCCTTCAACCTGACGACGTAGTATTTTTTCGTCCAGATCTACAAAACTCTCTTTTCGCGTACCAGATAAAAGTGCCAAAAGAAATACAAGTGCGAGTAGTGAAAGACTGCCGACAGCCATTGCGGCGACAATTACACTCCCTTCGAAGAATCTTACTATGCTTGGAAGCGCGGCGATAATCATAGCAGCCCCCATCATAACTCCAGCGAGCATGGTTAAGGCGAGTCTTAGTCTATCAACCCAACCCGAGGAACTTCGCACTGGAGATTTAAAAATTTCCTCGTTTAGCTGTTCAAATTTTTTAAATCTTTCGCGTTCTTTTTCCAGAGCCTCGCGCCTCCATTCGTCGTGATCTTTCACCTCGACGAACTCGTCCTCTTCTGACTTCTCTGTCTCCACCGCGTCGCTAATAGGACGCTTTAAGTTACGATCTTCCATGCCCAAACCCCAAAATGATAATCATTGTCAACAAATCTTTTTGCGCATTTTTTGATCAACGTATAGAATCGCGCGCCTCGAAATTTACCCAGGGTATGCCCTGCAGGCTGTGAGTATATGAGTAATAACCCACGTGTAGGGTTTGTATCGCTAGGGTGCCCGAAAGCACTGGTCGACTCCGAGCGCATCCTGACCCAGCTGCGCATGGAAGGCTATGACGTGGTGTCCACCTATCAGGACGCCGACGTTGTAGTCGTCAACACCTGCGGTTTCATCGATTCGGCCAAGGCTGAGTCGCTGGAAGTGATTGGCGAAGCGATCAAGGAAAACGGCAAGGTGATCGTCACCGGTTGCATGGGCGTGGAAGAAGGCAACATCCGCGACGTGCACCCGAGCGTGCTGGCCGTGACCGGTCCGCAGCAGTACGAGCAAGTGGTCAACGCCGTGCACGAAGTCGTGCCGCCGCGTAAGGATCACAACCCGCTGATCGACCTGGTGCCGCCGCAAGGCATCAAGCTGACTCCGCGCCACTACGCCTACCTGAAGATTTCCGAAGGCTGCAACCACAGCTGCTCCTTCTGCATCATTCCGTCGATGCGCGGAAAACTGGTCAGCCGTCCGGTTGGCGACGTGCTGGACGAAGCTCAGCGTCTGGTCAAATCCGGCGTTAAAGAGCTGCTGGTGATTTCGCAAGACACCAGCGCCTACGGCGTTGACGTGAAATACCGCACCGGTTTCTGGAACGGCGCGCCGGTGAAAACCCGCATGACCGAGCTGTGTGAAGCACTGAGCACCCTCGGTGTCTGGGTCCGCTTGCACTACGTTTACCCGTACCCGCACGTTGACGAGCTGATCCCATTGATGGCCGCCGGCAAGATCCTGCCGTACCTGGACATCCCGTTCCAGCACGCCAGCCCGAAAGTGCTGAAGTCGATGAAACGCCCGGCGTTCGAAGACAAGACCCTGGCGCGTATCAAGAACTGGCGCGAAATCTGCCCGGACCTGATCATCCGTTCGACTTTCATCGTCGGCTTCCCGGGCGAAACCGAAGAAGACTTCCAGTACCTGCTGAACTGGCTGACCGAAGCCCAGCTCGACCGCGTCGGCTGCTTCCAGTACTCGCCGGTAGACGGCGCTCCAGCCAATGACCTGGATCTGGAAGTCGTGCCGGACGACGTCAAGCAGGACCGTTGGGATCGCTTTATGGCGCACCAGCAAGCAATCAGCTCGGCGCGCCTGCAAATGCGCATTGGCCGTGAAATCGAAGTGCTGGTGGACGAAGTCGACGAGCAAGGCGCGGTCGGCCGCTGCTTCTTCGACGCCCCGGAGATCGACGGCAACGTGTTTATCGACAACGGCAGCAACCTGAAGCCGGGCGATAAAGTCTGGTGCAAAGTGACTGATGCTGATGAATATGATCTGTGGGCAGAGCAGATCTGATCTGAAGATCAAAAGCCCCTCACCCTAGCCCTCTCCCAAAGGGAGAGGGAACTGATCGAGTTGTCTGGTCGAGCTACATCGACCAGAGATTTCGAGTCGAACTCAGGTCTTGAAAGCGCTGAAGATCGGCCCCCTACCCCCTCGCCCCCTCTGGGGGAGAGGGTTGGGGTGAGGGGAAAGCTCTCGCAGGCGACAGAAACACCCCGCAGGACACCGTAACAAATTCAAAAAGCCCCGCTCTTTTTACGAGATACGGGGCTTTTTTACGGCTATCGTTTGTGGGGGGAAGGACTCCCATCACACCTGATTAAGAGGCTAACGCACATGCGTCACCATTCGGTCATCCACACGCCGAAACTCAGCGATTACCAGGAACTGACCCGGGTCTGGGAGGCCTCGGTTCGCGCGACCCATGATTTTCTGCCGGACAGCTATATCGAGCTGCTGCGCAATCTGGTGCTGACCCGCTATCTGGATGCGGTGATGCTGATCTGCACCAAGGACGCCAACCAGCGCATCACCGGGTTTGCCGGTGTCGCGGCGGGCAAGATCGAAATGCTGTTCATCGACCCCGACCATCGTGGCCAGGGTTTGGGCAAGATGCTGCTGAACTACGCCATGCAGCACCTTAACGCCGATGAACTGGATGTCAACGAACAAAACCCGCAAGCGCTGGGTTTCTACTTCAAGCAAGGATTCGAGGTGATCGGTCGCTCGGAGGTCGATGGCATGGGCCAGCCGTATCCGCTGCTGCACATGCGCTTGCGCCAAAACCAACAGCGCTCACAACACGGCTGACACACCATAAAATCCATGTAGGAGTGAGCCTGCTCGCGATAGCGCCAGATCAGCCGACATCAATGCTGAATGTCAGAAAGCAATCGCGAGCAGGCTCACTCCTACAAAAAACCATACACCAAAATGGAACCGGGCTTAACCGGCGCCACACAGGTACAATGCCCACCCCTTTTTTGTTACGGCCCTGTCATGACTGACCCGATTCGCCTCTCCAAACGCCTCATCGAACTGGTGGGTTGCTCCCGCCGCGAGGCCGAGCTGTTCATCGAGGGCGGCTGGGTCACCGTGGACGGCGAAGTCATCGACGAGCCGCAGTTCAAGGTCGGCGACCAGAAAGTCGAGCTCGACAAGGACGCCAAGGCCACCGCGCCGGAGCCGGTGACCATCCTGCTCAACGTGCCGACCGGCATGGACGTTGAAAGCGCCATGCAGTCGCTCAGCGCCGAGACCCTCAGCGAAGAGCACCGTTTCAGCAAACGCCCGCTGCGCGGACACTTCCTGCGTCTGACCGCCAGTGCCGACCTGCAGGCCAAGGCCAGCGGCCTGCTGGTGTTCACTCAGGACTGGAAGATCCTGCGCAAGCTCACCGCTGACGCGACCAAGATCGAGCAGGAATACATCGTTGAAGTTGAGGGCGACATGGTTGCCCACGGCCTCAACCGCCTGCAGCACGGTCTGACCCACAAGGGCAAGGAACTGCCGCCGGTCAAGGCCAGTTGGCAGAACGAAAACCGTCTGCGCTTCGCGATGAAAAATCCGCAGCCGGGAATCATCGCCCAGTTCTGCGAAGCGGTCGGCCTCAAGGTCGTCGGCATCCGCCGTATCCGCATTGGCGGCGTTTCGATCGGCAAGGTCCCGGTCGGTCAATGGCGCTACCTGTCCGGCAAAGAGAAGTTCTAAGACTTCCACTGCCGCCACACATTTCGGCAGCGCGTCTGCGCGCTGCCCACAACGTATCAGGATTACCGACATGATTCACAACGACGTATTGCGCAGCGTGCGCTACATGCTCGACATCAGCGACAAGAAAGTCGTCGAGATCATCAAACTTGGCGGCATGGATGTAACCCTCGCCGACGTGATCACCTGGCTCGACAAGAAAGAAGAAGACGAAGAAGGTTTCGTCCGTTGCCCGGACGAAGTCATCGCGCACTTCCTCGACGGTCTGGTGATCTTCAAGCGTGGCAAGGACGAAAGCCGTCCGCCGCAGCCAATCGAAGTGCCGGTGACCAACAACATCATCCTGAAAAAGCTGCGCGTGGCCTTCGAACTGAAAGAAGACGACATGCACGCGATCCTCAAGGCTGCCGAGTTCCCGGTATCCAAGCCTGAACTGAGCGCGCTGTTCCGCAAGGTCGGCCACACCAACTATCGTCCGTGTGGCGACCAGTTGCTGCGCAACTTCCTCAAGGGGCTCACGCTGCGCGTGAGAGCGTAAAAGCAGCTGCGAGCTACAAGCTGCAAGTTGCCACACCGCGTTAACTTGCCGCTTGTAGCTTGCAACTCGAAGCTGACCGCATGGCCCTCCATTCCTTTCGAAAATAGTGGCTCCGCTTTTCGCGGCTGACGACTAGGGTGTACTGATCCCTAATCCTCAGGACTCGCCATGCTCCCGTATTTCTCCCTGCAAGGCCGCACCGCTCTGGTGACCGGCGGCACCCGTGGTATCGGCAAAATGATCGCCAAGGCCTATGTCGAGGCTGGTGCGCGTGTCTATGTGTGCTCGCGCGACGCGGAAGCCTGTCATCAGACGGCCGAAGAACTCAGCGCCTTGGGCATCTGTCACGGCGTGGCGGCGAATCTGGCGACCGAAGAAGGT
Protein-coding sequences here:
- a CDS encoding DUF1456 family protein encodes the protein MIHNDVLRSVRYMLDISDKKVVEIIKLGGMDVTLADVITWLDKKEEDEEGFVRCPDEVIAHFLDGLVIFKRGKDESRPPQPIEVPVTNNIILKKLRVAFELKEDDMHAILKAAEFPVSKPELSALFRKVGHTNYRPCGDQLLRNFLKGLTLRVRA
- a CDS encoding GNAT family N-acetyltransferase, with protein sequence MRHHSVIHTPKLSDYQELTRVWEASVRATHDFLPDSYIELLRNLVLTRYLDAVMLICTKDANQRITGFAGVAAGKIEMLFIDPDHRGQGLGKMLLNYAMQHLNADELDVNEQNPQALGFYFKQGFEVIGRSEVDGMGQPYPLLHMRLRQNQQRSQHG
- a CDS encoding recombinase family protein, which translates into the protein MNAQLGSRKVYSYLRFSDPKQALGNSADRQLQYAQRWAKSNGFVLDESLSLRDEGLSAYHQRHVKQGALGVFLRAVEDGRIHDGSVLIVEGLDRLSRAEPIQAQAQLAQIINAGITVVTASDGREYNRAGLKAQPMDLVYSLLVMIRAHEESDTKSKRVKAAIRRQCEGWKSGSFRGVIRNGKDPQWVRLTNEGWELIPERVAAVKRALELYRLGLGAGRAANIMHEEGFQLTEGGISGLQIYRTIKLPALRGVKRLSLEGEDYELEEYYPRVLSDAEWNDLQHLAGQRLRRRGAGEIPGIITGVGLAYCGYCGTALVAQNIMKRRRVDGSIADGNRRLHCTSYSKNGGCSAGGSCSVVPIEQALLKFCTDQLNLQRLMQPSDDGQAVHRQLVDARAAVAKITGQLGKVTDALLADESGAAPLAFVRKARELESQLRDAEKSVSTLEYEVSSISAGAAQPAQAERWAALSAQVEAGDYGARESVRQLVMDTFSRIVIFMRGVDATDREGQFIDVQLFSRTGQHRLLRIHRKTGDWVASEDWD
- a CDS encoding rRNA pseudouridine synthase, with the protein product MTDPIRLSKRLIELVGCSRREAELFIEGGWVTVDGEVIDEPQFKVGDQKVELDKDAKATAPEPVTILLNVPTGMDVESAMQSLSAETLSEEHRFSKRPLRGHFLRLTASADLQAKASGLLVFTQDWKILRKLTADATKIEQEYIVEVEGDMVAHGLNRLQHGLTHKGKELPPVKASWQNENRLRFAMKNPQPGIIAQFCEAVGLKVVGIRRIRIGGVSIGKVPVGQWRYLSGKEKF
- the rimO gene encoding 30S ribosomal protein S12 methylthiotransferase RimO; its protein translation is MSNNPRVGFVSLGCPKALVDSERILTQLRMEGYDVVSTYQDADVVVVNTCGFIDSAKAESLEVIGEAIKENGKVIVTGCMGVEEGNIRDVHPSVLAVTGPQQYEQVVNAVHEVVPPRKDHNPLIDLVPPQGIKLTPRHYAYLKISEGCNHSCSFCIIPSMRGKLVSRPVGDVLDEAQRLVKSGVKELLVISQDTSAYGVDVKYRTGFWNGAPVKTRMTELCEALSTLGVWVRLHYVYPYPHVDELIPLMAAGKILPYLDIPFQHASPKVLKSMKRPAFEDKTLARIKNWREICPDLIIRSTFIVGFPGETEEDFQYLLNWLTEAQLDRVGCFQYSPVDGAPANDLDLEVVPDDVKQDRWDRFMAHQQAISSARLQMRIGREIEVLVDEVDEQGAVGRCFFDAPEIDGNVFIDNGSNLKPGDKVWCKVTDADEYDLWAEQI